Genomic segment of Candidatus Ancaeobacter aquaticus:
GTGTCATAACACCGATTACCGATACCGGCGTTTTGAAGCTTCGCTTCCATTTCTTTATCAATGTCTTTACTTCATTCTGCGAGACGCTAAACAATAGCTCAAAATCCTCACCATCAGTGAGTGCCTTCTCTATTGAAACTTTCCGGGGACAATTCTTTTTTACCGCTGATGATAAAGGAATGTAATCAGTAAAAATAAGTGCTCCCAGATTACTCGCCTCGGTTATCCTCTGGCAATCTGAAAGTAGCCCATCAGAAATATCTATCATCGATGTAACCGAAAAGTTGTTTGCGAGATAGTACGCTTCACGGACTCTAGGAGTAAACGAATACTGCTTTTTTGCATATGAACCGCCAAGTGTACCGGTAGCCAGAATCACATCCCACGGACAAGCCCCGCTTCGCACAATACATTTTCTTTTATCAACTTCTCCTAATATCGCAATTGAAATTACCATACCCTTTGGTGAAGATACAGTGTCACCGCCAACAATATTTATTTTAAATACATCTAGCCATGAGTTCATACCTCGATAGATCTCTTCACAATACTGTACATTTTCTTGAGGACTAACACCAAGAGACACTACAGCGTATTGCGGAACACCTCCCATGGCGGCTATATCACTGATATTTGCAGCTATCGCTTTACGTCCAATCATATATGGAGACGCATCACTTTTACGAAAATGGATACCTTCTACAAACATGTCGCTTGCAAATAACGTATAGACATTTTTATTAGCTGAGGTAAGAACAGCGGCATCATCTCCAATACCGACTATAACATCCTTGTTTTTCTTAAGCTTATTTTTGAATTTGTCTATTAAACCAAATTCACCAATCTCTGATACCTTCATGTATTTTTTATATCTCCATCACTTTTTTCATGTTTTCATTATAGGGCGGCCACACAATACCTCGTTCTGTCACAATTGCAGTTATAAGCTCTCCGGGAGTAACATCAAATGCCGGTGAAAATGTTTTTATATCGAGTGGAGCAGTTCTCTTTCCAAACCCGTGCGTAATTTCTTCTGGGCCGCGCTCTTCAATCGGTATCTCTGATCCTGTTTCAATACACGAATCGACTGTTGATATCGGAGCAACAATGTAAAATGGTATATTGTGGTGCTTTGCAAGTACCGCTATATTGTACGTCCCTATTTTATTTGCTGTATCACCGTTCATCGCTATCCTATCAGCCCCGACAATAACACAGTCAACACCCTTATTTTTCATTACTGATCCGACCATATTGTCACAAATCAATGTAACATCTATCCCCGATTCTTTGAGCTCCCATGCAGTGAGTCGTGCACCT
This window contains:
- the thiL gene encoding thiamine-phosphate kinase, translated to MKVSEIGEFGLIDKFKNKLKKNKDVIVGIGDDAAVLTSANKNVYTLFASDMFVEGIHFRKSDASPYMIGRKAIAANISDIAAMGGVPQYAVVSLGVSPQENVQYCEEIYRGMNSWLDVFKINIVGGDTVSSPKGMVISIAILGEVDKRKCIVRSGACPWDVILATGTLGGSYAKKQYSFTPRVREAYYLANNFSVTSMIDISDGLLSDCQRITEASNLGALIFTDYIPLSSAVKKNCPRKVSIEKALTDGEDFELLFSVSQNEVKTLIKKWKRSFKTPVSVIGVMTPEKGVRLVNKDGSVTIPENKGYDHFKTKNKK